Proteins from one Aureimonas sp. SA4125 genomic window:
- the metC gene encoding cystathionine beta-lyase, producing MTHDDDRPTSAGHNTRLVRSGANPRGFHGFVNPPVYHGSTVLFPDTATMRSRGQKYTYALRGTPTTDALEEALDGLEGSAGTILLPSGLAAVTVPLLAFLSAGDHVLIVDSVYTPTRRFADSVLTRMGVAVEYFDPAVGEGLASLMRPETRVVFLEAPGSNTFEMMDIRAASGIAHAGGAVAMLDNTWATPLYFRPLEHGVDLSIHALTKYPGGHSDLLMGSVSANAATYDRLRDTQMALGINVAPDDTSLVLRGLKTMGIRLERHQESALQLAHWLEGCDEVARVLHPALPSFSGHALWKSQFSGSSGLFSIVLRGGGMTEAAAFLDALKLFGLGYSWGGFESLAVVADLSDRILAKAPSEGPVIRLQIGLEDVADLRADIENGLAAVNRLKD from the coding sequence GTGACCCATGATGATGATCGTCCGACTTCGGCCGGGCACAATACGCGGCTTGTGCGCTCCGGTGCGAATCCGCGAGGCTTCCACGGCTTCGTCAACCCGCCCGTCTACCATGGATCGACCGTCCTGTTTCCCGACACTGCAACGATGCGCAGCAGAGGGCAGAAGTACACTTACGCCCTGAGAGGAACGCCAACGACCGATGCCCTCGAGGAAGCGCTCGACGGGCTCGAGGGATCGGCCGGGACGATCCTGCTTCCCTCCGGCCTTGCGGCGGTTACCGTGCCGCTCCTCGCCTTTCTTTCCGCCGGCGATCACGTTCTGATCGTCGACAGCGTCTACACGCCGACACGCCGGTTCGCCGACAGCGTGCTGACGCGCATGGGCGTCGCGGTCGAGTATTTCGATCCCGCCGTCGGCGAGGGCCTGGCGTCCCTGATGCGCCCGGAAACGCGCGTCGTCTTCCTGGAGGCGCCCGGCTCCAATACCTTCGAGATGATGGATATCCGGGCGGCCTCAGGGATCGCGCATGCCGGCGGTGCCGTGGCGATGCTCGACAATACCTGGGCGACGCCGCTCTATTTCCGCCCGCTCGAGCATGGTGTCGACCTGTCGATCCACGCCTTGACGAAATATCCCGGCGGTCACTCCGACTTGCTGATGGGAAGCGTTTCGGCCAATGCGGCGACCTATGACCGACTGCGCGACACCCAGATGGCGCTGGGGATCAACGTGGCGCCGGACGACACGTCGCTCGTCTTGCGCGGCCTGAAGACCATGGGCATTCGGCTGGAACGCCACCAGGAGTCGGCCCTGCAACTGGCGCACTGGCTGGAAGGCTGCGACGAGGTCGCCCGTGTTCTCCACCCGGCCCTGCCCTCGTTTTCCGGCCACGCGCTGTGGAAGAGCCAGTTCTCCGGTTCGAGCGGCCTGTTTTCGATCGTCCTTCGAGGCGGTGGGATGACCGAGGCGGCAGCCTTCCTCGATGCGCTGAAGCTGTTTGGCCTTGGCTATTCGTGGGGTGGGTTCGAAAGCCTCGCCGTGGTCGCCGACCTGTCCGACCGCATTCTCGCCAAGGCCCCATCCGAGGGGCCGGTGATCCGGCTCCAGATCGGGCTGGAAGACGTCGCGGACCTCAGGGCCGACATCGAGAACGGACTGGCCGCCGTGAACCGACTGAAGGACTGA